The sequence below is a genomic window from Polaribacter vadi.
CCTTTTTGATTATGTCCTGCTAAAGCAGCTGCTAAATAAACAGCTCCAGGACGTTCTGTACCATTAAAACCCCAAATGGCTTTTGGAATGGTTGCATCCATATCTATAGTTTCGCTACCATAACACCAGCAAGGGGTTACTGTTAAACTAACTCCCACACCTTCTCTGGTAAATTTGTCTGCAGAAGCTGCAGCTTCTGCAACACCACCAATACAAGTATCAGAAATAACACATTCTACTGTGCTACCATCTGCATGTCTTAAATTTTTTGATAAAAAATCAGCAGCATTTTTTGCCATATTCATGGTTGATACTTCAAGAGATTCTCTTACACCATCCAATCTACCATCAATAACAGGTCTAATTCCAATCTTTGGTAATTCTCCAATTAAACTTTTAAACTTCATTTTTTTTATTTTTATATTTTAGTAAGGCATCCAAACAGTCATTTCTCCTTTACCACGATTCCCCCAAGAATAATATGGAACCAGCGTAATATCGATTTGTTTTTTATCCCTATTTAAAGGTTTATATAGTGCCTTCGTCCAGTTTGTGTCTTCAACAAAAGCTTTTCCTTTTATGCAAACAACTTCTCTATTTTTAAGATTAAATTTCTCTGTATTGAACGTAGAATTCACATCCAAAACAATACTATTGATATCTGTTTTTTCTGAAAGATCCGCAGACTCTATACAATAAACAACAGGCCCTCTTTTTACAGCAACTTGATTTTTAGTTTCTTCTACTAAAGGATTTGCTTGCATAAGTTCCACAGGCATTGGAATATTCAATTCAATAACATCTCCTTTTTTCCAATTCTTGGAAAGTTCAGCATAACTTCCTGATTTCAAATCAGCACTTACTTTCTTCCCATTTATTTTTATCTCTGAATTTGTACTCCATCCTGGAATTCTAACAAAGATTGAAAAGTCTTTTTTAGGTGCTTTTACAATTTTTAAAGTGATATTTCCATCCCATGGATAATTTGTTTTTTGCTCAATTTCAATAAGTTCACCTTTTGAAGATTTTGTTTTTAAATCATTGCTTCCATATAAATTTACATACAACCCTTTTTCTGAAACATTATAAGCATAATTATTAACCTGAGCTAAAGTTCGAGTTACGTTTGGTGCACAACAATTTGACCAAGCAATATAGCCTTCTCGTTGATTACCCCAACGTTGTGTAAAAGGTAAATTGTCTGAAACATTTAAAGGATTATTATAACAAAACTCTGTCCCTTCCAAACTTATTCCGGATAAAACACTATTGTACAAAGCTAATTCCATAACATCTGTATATTTTGCATCGCCAGTTAGTTGCAACATTCTCCAATTCCATAATACATTACCAATATTAGCACACGTTTCTGTGTGAGCAGTTGCGTTTGGTAATTGAAAAGGCCTACCATAAGCTTGATGTATTTTTTGAACATCTTTTGGGTTATAAGAAGTTCCATCTGGAGAAACCCCATCATATAAAGAACCACAACCACCTGTGATATACATTTTTCTATACACTACATCATTCCAAATAGAATTTAGGTTTTCTATTAACTTTACTTCACCTGTTTCTGCATATAAATCTGCTATTCCTGCATATAAATAATTGGCTCTTACTGCATGCCCCATAGCATTTTTTTGTTCTCGGAATGGAATTCTATCTTGATTATCATCCGTCCCATCATTGGTAGTGCCACGTATATCTATTAAATTATTTGCTAACTCTAAATAGCGAGGGTCTTTTACTGTTCGATACATTTCGATAATACCCATGTAATGAGAAGGACAAATAGCATTTCTTGCCAATTCTGGAGATGCTTTTTTATAAAAATCATATAAAAAT
It includes:
- a CDS encoding aceric acid hydrolase; the protein is MKKNIIVIFSLFLVNTFGFSQNNGLVDNSNSPHTKLKSVNLQDVIWTDGFWKIQFDVETQNTLPYMWDLYHNDTISHAYKNFEIAAGLMKDKHAGPSFHDGDFYKILEGMASVYAITKNPKLDKQIDEAIALFTKVQRADGYINTPVLIEERWGTLGPEELKKQLGFEKYNMGHLMTSACVHYRATGKTNFLDVAKGVAEFLYDFYKKASPELARNAICPSHYMGIIEMYRTVKDPRYLELANNLIDIRGTTNDGTDDNQDRIPFREQKNAMGHAVRANYLYAGIADLYAETGEVKLIENLNSIWNDVVYRKMYITGGCGSLYDGVSPDGTSYNPKDVQKIHQAYGRPFQLPNATAHTETCANIGNVLWNWRMLQLTGDAKYTDVMELALYNSVLSGISLEGTEFCYNNPLNVSDNLPFTQRWGNQREGYIAWSNCCAPNVTRTLAQVNNYAYNVSEKGLYVNLYGSNDLKTKSSKGELIEIEQKTNYPWDGNITLKIVKAPKKDFSIFVRIPGWSTNSEIKINGKKVSADLKSGSYAELSKNWKKGDVIELNIPMPVELMQANPLVEETKNQVAVKRGPVVYCIESADLSEKTDINSIVLDVNSTFNTEKFNLKNREVVCIKGKAFVEDTNWTKALYKPLNRDKKQIDITLVPYYSWGNRGKGEMTVWMPY